Proteins encoded by one window of Pseudonocardia alni:
- a CDS encoding succinate dehydrogenase/fumarate reductase iron-sulfur subunit — MSSHLHHFRVWRGDDTKGELVDYPVEVNEGEVVLDVIHRLQATEAGDLAVRWNCKAGKCGSCSAEINGRPRLMCMTRMNTFDDEEIVTVTPLRSFPVIRDLVTDVSFNYTKAREIPSFTPPEGVAPGEYRMAQVDVERSQEFRKCIECYLCQNTCHVVRDHEENKEAFAGPRYLMRMAELDMHPLDAHGNRAVEAQEEHGLGFCNITKCCTEVCPEHIKITDNALIPLKERAVDRKYDPLVWLGDKIFRRSGS; from the coding sequence GTGAGCAGTCACCTGCACCACTTCCGCGTCTGGCGCGGCGACGACACCAAGGGCGAGCTGGTCGACTACCCGGTGGAGGTGAACGAGGGCGAGGTCGTCCTCGACGTCATCCACCGGCTGCAGGCCACCGAGGCCGGCGACCTGGCCGTGCGCTGGAACTGCAAGGCGGGCAAGTGCGGCTCGTGCTCGGCGGAGATCAACGGCCGGCCGCGGCTGATGTGCATGACGCGGATGAACACCTTCGACGACGAGGAGATCGTCACCGTCACGCCGCTGCGCAGCTTCCCGGTGATCCGGGACCTCGTGACCGACGTGTCGTTCAACTACACCAAGGCCCGCGAGATCCCCAGCTTCACCCCGCCCGAGGGTGTGGCTCCGGGCGAGTACCGGATGGCGCAGGTCGACGTCGAGCGGAGCCAGGAGTTCCGCAAGTGCATCGAGTGCTACCTGTGCCAGAACACCTGCCACGTGGTCCGCGACCACGAGGAGAACAAGGAGGCGTTCGCCGGGCCGCGCTACCTGATGCGGATGGCGGAGCTGGACATGCACCCGCTCGACGCGCACGGCAACCGCGCCGTCGAGGCCCAGGAGGAGCACGGGCTGGGGTTCTGCAACATCACCAAGTGCTGCACCGAGGTGTGCCCCGAGCACATCAAGATCACCGACAACGCGCTCATCCCGCTCAAGGAGCGCGCGGTGGACCGCAAGTACGACCCGCTGGTGTGGCTGGGGGACAAGATCTTCCGGCGCTCCGGGAGCTGA
- a CDS encoding fumarate reductase/succinate dehydrogenase flavoprotein subunit → MDEQIERHDYDVVVIGAGGAGLRAAIEARLQGKRTAIISKSLFGKAHTVMAEGGCAASMGNANPNDNWQVHYRDTMRGGKFLNNWRMAELHAKEAPDRVWELETYGALFDRTKDGKISQRNFGGHTYPRLAHVGDRTGLELIRTLQQKVVSLQQEDLAETGDAESRIRVFHECTITELFTTDGAISGCFGYFRGDGRFVRFDAPAIVLATGGVGKSYSVTSNSWEYTGDGHALALRAGATLINMEFLQFHPTGMVWPPSVRGLLVTESVRGDGGVLRNTDGKRFMFEYVPDVFKEQYATSEEEGDRWYTDPDNNRRPPELLPRDEVARAINSEVKAGRGTEHGGVFLDVSTRLKPEEILKRLPSMHHQFKELADVDITKEPMEVGPTCHYVMGGVEVEPDTAMSKVPGLFAAGEVAGGMHGSNRLGGNSLSDLLVFGRRAGLHAAQHADTGRPAVADSDVAAALERAMLPFSSATAGGENPFVVQQELQKTMHELVGIIRKGDEMELALKKLEDIATRTRTVSVEGHRRFNPGWHLALDLRNMLLVALCTGKAALERQESRGGHTRDDFPVMDSDWRHLLLVCRAIGEDDVELTRQEQLPMRSDLFDLFESDELKKYYTGDELGGHRADSAEGNQ, encoded by the coding sequence ATGGACGAACAGATCGAGCGGCACGACTACGACGTCGTCGTCATCGGGGCCGGCGGTGCCGGTCTGCGGGCGGCGATCGAGGCGCGGCTGCAGGGCAAGCGGACGGCGATCATCTCCAAGTCGCTGTTCGGCAAGGCGCACACCGTGATGGCCGAGGGCGGCTGCGCGGCGTCGATGGGCAACGCCAACCCGAACGACAACTGGCAGGTCCACTACCGCGACACCATGCGCGGCGGAAAGTTCCTCAACAACTGGCGGATGGCCGAGCTGCACGCCAAGGAGGCCCCGGACCGGGTCTGGGAGCTGGAGACCTACGGGGCGCTGTTCGACCGCACGAAGGACGGGAAGATCAGCCAGCGCAACTTCGGCGGGCACACCTACCCGCGGCTGGCGCACGTCGGCGACCGGACCGGCCTGGAGCTGATCCGCACCCTGCAGCAGAAGGTGGTCTCGCTGCAGCAGGAGGACCTGGCCGAGACCGGCGACGCCGAGTCCCGCATCCGGGTCTTCCACGAGTGCACGATCACCGAGCTGTTCACCACCGACGGCGCGATCTCGGGCTGCTTCGGCTACTTCCGCGGCGACGGCCGGTTCGTGCGCTTCGACGCGCCCGCGATCGTGCTCGCCACCGGCGGGGTCGGGAAGAGCTACTCGGTCACGTCGAACTCCTGGGAGTACACCGGCGACGGGCACGCGCTGGCCCTGCGCGCCGGCGCGACGCTGATCAACATGGAGTTCCTGCAGTTCCACCCGACGGGGATGGTGTGGCCGCCCTCGGTGCGGGGCCTGCTGGTGACCGAGTCGGTCCGCGGCGACGGCGGCGTGCTGCGCAACACCGACGGCAAGCGGTTCATGTTCGAGTACGTGCCGGACGTGTTCAAGGAGCAGTACGCCACCTCCGAGGAGGAGGGCGACCGCTGGTACACCGACCCGGACAACAACCGGCGCCCGCCGGAGCTGCTGCCCCGCGACGAGGTGGCCCGGGCGATCAACTCCGAGGTCAAGGCCGGACGCGGGACCGAGCACGGCGGGGTGTTCCTCGACGTCTCCACGCGGCTCAAGCCCGAGGAGATCCTCAAGCGGCTGCCGTCGATGCACCACCAGTTCAAGGAGCTGGCCGACGTCGACATCACCAAGGAGCCGATGGAGGTCGGCCCGACCTGCCACTACGTGATGGGCGGGGTGGAGGTCGAGCCGGACACCGCGATGTCGAAGGTCCCCGGCCTGTTCGCCGCGGGCGAGGTCGCGGGCGGCATGCACGGCTCCAACCGGCTCGGCGGCAACTCGCTGTCGGACCTGCTGGTGTTCGGGCGTCGCGCCGGGCTGCACGCCGCGCAGCACGCCGACACCGGCCGGCCCGCCGTGGCCGACTCCGACGTCGCCGCCGCGCTGGAGCGGGCGATGCTGCCGTTCTCCAGCGCGACCGCGGGCGGGGAGAACCCGTTCGTCGTGCAGCAGGAACTGCAGAAGACGATGCACGAGCTCGTCGGGATCATCCGCAAGGGCGACGAGATGGAGCTCGCGCTGAAGAAGCTCGAGGACATCGCCACCCGCACCCGGACGGTCTCGGTGGAGGGGCACCGCCGGTTCAACCCGGGCTGGCACCTGGCCCTGGACCTGCGCAACATGCTGCTCGTCGCGCTGTGCACCGGGAAGGCGGCACTGGAGCGCCAGGAGTCCCGGGGCGGGCACACCCGCGACGACTTCCCGGTCATGGACTCGGACTGGCGGCACCTGCTGCTGGTGTGCCGGGCGATCGGCGAGGACGACGTCGAGCTGACCCGTCAGGAGCAGCTCCCGATGCGGTCGGACCTGTTCGACCTGTTCGAGTCCGACGAGCTGAAGAAGTACTACACCGGAGACGAGCTGGGCGGTCACCGTGCCGACTCCGCGGAGGGGAACCAGTGA
- a CDS encoding succinate dehydrogenase/fumarate reductase iron-sulfur subunit, whose amino-acid sequence MKLNLKVWRQRDAVDKGRLVNYTVDADEDMSFLEMLDVLNEKLILSGDEPVAFDHDCREGICGSCSMVIDGRPHGPQRATTTCQLHMRHYSDGDTIVIEPFRSGSFPVIKDLVVDRAAFDKMIQAGGYVSVNTGSAPEANSNAVPKVAADRSFAAANCIGCGACVAACPNGSASLFLGAKLTHLGELPQGQPERYERVVSMVEEHEAAGFGGCTNTGACATACPKEIPLDVISQLNRDYLAATVGGRKK is encoded by the coding sequence GTGAAGCTCAATCTGAAGGTCTGGCGCCAGCGCGACGCGGTCGACAAGGGTCGCCTGGTGAACTACACCGTCGACGCCGACGAGGACATGTCGTTCCTCGAGATGCTCGACGTGCTCAACGAGAAGCTGATCCTCTCCGGCGACGAGCCGGTCGCGTTCGACCACGACTGCCGCGAGGGCATCTGCGGCTCGTGCAGCATGGTCATCGACGGCCGGCCGCACGGCCCGCAGCGGGCGACCACCACCTGCCAGCTGCACATGCGGCACTACTCCGACGGCGACACCATCGTCATCGAGCCGTTCCGTTCGGGCTCGTTCCCGGTCATCAAGGACCTCGTCGTCGACCGCGCCGCGTTCGACAAGATGATCCAGGCCGGCGGCTACGTCTCGGTGAACACCGGGTCGGCGCCGGAGGCCAACTCCAACGCCGTGCCGAAGGTCGCCGCGGACCGCTCGTTCGCCGCGGCGAACTGCATCGGCTGCGGTGCCTGCGTCGCGGCCTGCCCGAACGGGTCGGCGTCGCTGTTCCTGGGCGCGAAGCTGACCCACCTGGGTGAGCTGCCGCAGGGTCAGCCGGAGCGCTACGAGCGCGTCGTCAGCATGGTGGAGGAGCACGAGGCCGCCGGGTTCGGCGGCTGCACCAACACCGGCGCCTGCGCCACCGCCTGCCCGAAGGAGATCCCGCTCGACGTGATCTCCCAGCTGAACCGCGACTACCTCGCGGCCACGGTGGGCGGCCGGAAGAAGTAG
- a CDS encoding alpha-ketoglutarate-dependent dioxygenase AlkB family protein — protein sequence MDGLFGRERRALGPGAVHVPDWLDLPGQRRLADACRAWVRDGPGLRTVTLPGGGVMSVRSVCLGWHWLPYRYSRTRDDQDGGPVPPVPSWLADLGRAALAATGHPDAQAYRPDVAVINFYDGDARMGLHQDREERSPAPVVSLSVGRACLFRLGSAAHRGRPWTDVELYSGDLVVFGGASRLAFHGVPRLLDDPGPPGTGLRSGRLNVTLRESGLDGP from the coding sequence GTGGACGGACTGTTCGGGCGGGAGCGGCGTGCGCTCGGGCCCGGCGCGGTGCACGTCCCGGACTGGCTCGACCTCCCCGGGCAGCGCAGGCTGGCCGACGCCTGCCGGGCGTGGGTCCGCGACGGTCCCGGCCTGCGCACGGTGACCCTCCCCGGCGGTGGCGTGATGTCGGTCCGCAGCGTCTGCCTGGGGTGGCACTGGCTGCCCTACCGCTACTCGCGCACCCGCGACGACCAGGACGGGGGTCCCGTCCCGCCGGTCCCGTCGTGGCTGGCCGACCTCGGCCGGGCCGCGCTGGCCGCGACCGGCCACCCGGACGCGCAGGCCTACCGGCCGGACGTCGCGGTGATCAACTTCTACGACGGCGACGCCCGCATGGGCCTGCACCAGGACCGCGAGGAACGCTCGCCCGCCCCGGTGGTGTCGCTGTCGGTCGGGCGGGCGTGCCTGTTCCGGCTCGGCTCCGCCGCGCACCGCGGGCGGCCGTGGACCGACGTCGAGCTGTACTCCGGTGACCTCGTCGTGTTCGGCGGGGCGAGCCGGCTGGCGTTCCACGGGGTGCCCCGGCTGCTCGACGACCCCGGACCGCCCGGCACCGGCCTGCGGTCCGGGCGGCTGAACGTCACGCTGCGCGAATCGGGTCTCGACGGCCCGTGA
- a CDS encoding fumarate reductase/succinate dehydrogenase flavoprotein subunit: MTDSTDASSHHVSYADYATGEPVVDKAVPSGAIETRWERRRFGVKLVNPANKRSKKIIVVGSGLAGGAASATLGEAGYHVKTFCYQDSPRRAHSIAAQGGINAAKNYRNDGDSVYRLFYDTVKGGDFRARESNVHRLAEISRQIIDQCVAQGVPFARDYAGLLDNRSFGGVQVSRTFYARGQTGQQLLIGAYQALERQVKAGTVEMYARHEMLELIVVEGRARGIVARDMVSGEIEVHTADAVVLASGGYGNVFYLSTNAKGSNVTAGWRAHRKGALFANPCFTQIHPTCIPVSGDHQSKLTLMSESLRNDGRVWVPKKLGDDRGPNEIPHEERDYFLERKYPAFGNLVPRDIASRAAKEVCDEKRGVGPSGLGVYLDFDDAIQRLGRKAVENKYGNLFEMYERITGENPYEVPMRIFPAVHYTMGGLWVDYDLQSTVPGLYVAGEANFSDHGANRLGASALMQGLADGYFVLPVTIGDYLAKNELDAVPDDAPEVVEAVQSVTDRIDQFLSINGTRTVDSFHRELGQIMWDYCGMERTEEGLRKALDRIPELRREFWNNVKVPGTGAELNQSLEKAGRVADFLELGELMCLDALVRRESCGGHFRGESQTEDGEAQRDDENFSFTSAWEYTGRGQAPVLHKEELTFEYVHPTQRSYK; the protein is encoded by the coding sequence CTCGTCAACCCGGCGAACAAGCGCTCCAAGAAGATCATCGTCGTGGGTTCCGGCCTGGCCGGTGGCGCCGCGAGCGCCACGCTCGGCGAGGCCGGCTACCACGTCAAGACGTTCTGCTACCAGGACAGCCCGCGGCGTGCGCACTCGATCGCCGCGCAGGGCGGCATCAACGCGGCGAAGAACTACCGCAACGACGGCGACAGCGTCTACCGGCTGTTCTACGACACCGTGAAGGGCGGCGACTTCCGTGCGCGGGAGTCCAACGTCCACCGGCTCGCCGAGATCTCCCGCCAGATCATCGACCAGTGCGTCGCCCAGGGTGTCCCGTTCGCCCGCGACTACGCCGGTCTGCTCGACAACCGGTCCTTCGGCGGCGTGCAGGTCTCCCGCACCTTCTACGCCCGCGGCCAGACCGGCCAGCAGCTGCTGATCGGCGCCTACCAGGCGCTGGAGCGCCAGGTGAAGGCCGGCACGGTCGAGATGTACGCCCGGCACGAGATGCTCGAGCTGATCGTGGTCGAGGGCCGCGCCCGCGGCATCGTCGCGCGCGACATGGTCTCCGGCGAGATCGAGGTGCACACCGCCGACGCGGTCGTGCTCGCCTCCGGTGGCTACGGCAACGTCTTCTACCTGTCGACGAACGCCAAGGGCAGCAATGTCACCGCCGGCTGGCGGGCGCACCGCAAGGGCGCGCTGTTCGCGAACCCCTGCTTCACCCAGATCCACCCGACCTGCATCCCGGTCTCCGGCGACCACCAGTCGAAGCTGACCCTGATGTCGGAGTCGCTGCGCAACGACGGCCGCGTCTGGGTCCCGAAGAAGCTCGGCGACGACCGCGGGCCGAACGAGATCCCGCACGAGGAGCGTGACTACTTCCTCGAGCGCAAGTACCCGGCGTTCGGCAACCTGGTGCCCCGCGACATCGCGTCCCGGGCCGCCAAGGAGGTCTGCGACGAGAAGCGCGGCGTCGGACCGTCGGGCCTGGGTGTCTACCTGGACTTCGACGACGCGATCCAGCGGCTCGGCCGCAAGGCCGTCGAGAACAAGTACGGCAACCTGTTCGAGATGTACGAGCGGATCACGGGTGAGAACCCGTACGAGGTCCCGATGCGGATCTTCCCCGCCGTGCACTACACGATGGGTGGCCTCTGGGTCGACTACGACCTGCAGTCGACCGTCCCGGGTCTCTACGTGGCGGGCGAGGCCAACTTCTCCGACCACGGCGCGAACCGGCTCGGCGCCTCCGCGCTGATGCAGGGCCTGGCCGACGGCTACTTCGTCCTCCCGGTCACGATCGGCGACTACCTGGCCAAGAACGAACTCGACGCCGTCCCGGACGACGCGCCCGAGGTCGTCGAGGCCGTGCAGTCGGTCACCGACCGGATCGACCAGTTCCTGTCGATCAACGGCACCCGCACGGTGGACTCGTTCCACCGCGAGCTGGGCCAGATCATGTGGGACTACTGCGGGATGGAGCGCACCGAGGAGGGTCTGCGCAAGGCGCTGGACCGCATCCCCGAGCTCCGTCGCGAGTTCTGGAACAACGTCAAGGTGCCGGGTACCGGCGCGGAGCTCAACCAGAGCCTGGAGAAGGCCGGCCGGGTGGCCGACTTCCTCGAGCTCGGCGAGCTCATGTGTCTCGACGCGCTCGTGCGTCGCGAGTCCTGCGGCGGTCACTTCCGCGGGGAGAGCCAGACCGAGGACGGCGAGGCGCAGCGCGACGACGAGAACTTCTCCTTCACCTCGGCCTGGGAGTACACCGGCCGCGGGCAGGCTCCGGTCCTGCACAAGGAGGAGCTCACGTTCGAGTACGTGCACCCGACCCAGCGCAGCTACAAGTAA